A single genomic interval of Spirosoma taeanense harbors:
- a CDS encoding TonB-dependent receptor has product MSKTITYLILALGLSGLLSLNAMAQTRIAGKVTDEAKREELAGISIAVKGKVIGTITDQKGNFSLTTSTPTPFTVAVSGVGFQTQEFVINNDRTDMNVSMKEQVTLGQEVVVSASRVEESVMQSPVSVEKMDIRAIQATPSATFYDALQNIKGVDMSTQSLTFRSVNVRGFGANGNTRVVQLADGMDNQAPGLNFAVGNIAGISELDLESVELLPGAASALYGPNAINGLLLLTSKSPFLYQGVSAQAKVGVMNADNRATATTPYYDVAFRYAKAFNNRFAFKLNASYIAANDWQATNYRDQSFSNGFNLQTGSRQNNPGYDGVNIYGDDGGVRANIYSSLLGNGQPGTGANGTSQILGLIATTQIPQAGNRTLPQLTGQTPLQIFNAIIPRLDISRTGYMEPELVDYNVNNLKLSGALHYRINDAVELIGQGNVGTGTTVYTGADRYYIKGFVLGQYKLELRGSHFFVRAYTTQERSGDAYATGTLGIGINEAWKPSASAWFPQFFGTYAQTAFQGYAGAFLTALGAGQAPTAALAGAQNFVNSQQVTWLGVARGVADQGRLIPGTPAFQQAFDAVASRPIPGNAQGVGAKFLDRTNLYHGEFMYNFNKLIEPKIVELIVGGNFRQYALNSGGTIFLKKEDGSEYTINEYGGYAQASKTLAEILKLTGSIRYDKNQNFKAQISPRLSAVLTLAKVHNIRASFQRGFRIPTTQSQYIDLNTPGARLIGGLPVFAQKYNFASNPVYTLTSVRAFGAAVQGGTAPAQAAQLLQPFVSPGYDPERVETYEVGYKALISKKLFIDAYYYYNRFLNYEGGQQVVQDNTPGRAGFPASLLSSTTRNVYNLPVNSPVQLKNAGWAISADYQLPANFTIGGNVSSNYLVNTDEIPADFVTFFNTPKYRYNLSVGNRNLRNSGFGFNVIWRYQDSFLWETTVANVEATNRKQTIIPAYSTLDAQVSKKITSLKSILKVGGTNLLGKLYTQSWANPGIGSMYYVSLTFDQLLN; this is encoded by the coding sequence ATGTCTAAAACTATTACCTACCTCATTCTTGCCCTCGGATTATCAGGTCTTTTAAGCCTAAATGCGATGGCACAGACTCGTATCGCCGGCAAGGTGACTGACGAGGCTAAACGGGAGGAGCTTGCGGGGATCAGCATTGCCGTTAAAGGCAAAGTTATTGGAACCATTACGGATCAGAAAGGTAACTTTTCGCTGACGACCAGCACGCCCACACCTTTTACGGTTGCTGTTTCGGGGGTTGGTTTTCAAACGCAGGAGTTTGTCATCAACAACGACCGTACTGATATGAACGTCAGCATGAAAGAGCAGGTGACGCTCGGTCAGGAGGTTGTCGTGTCGGCATCGCGGGTGGAGGAAAGCGTAATGCAGTCGCCGGTATCGGTGGAAAAAATGGATATACGGGCTATTCAGGCTACTCCATCCGCCACATTTTACGATGCACTGCAGAATATCAAAGGCGTTGATATGAGCACCCAGAGTCTGACGTTCCGGTCGGTGAACGTGCGCGGCTTTGGCGCCAATGGCAATACGCGGGTCGTGCAGCTGGCCGATGGTATGGACAATCAGGCCCCCGGTCTGAATTTTGCCGTGGGTAACATCGCCGGTATTTCGGAACTTGATCTGGAAAGCGTTGAACTGCTGCCGGGGGCTGCTTCGGCGCTCTATGGACCTAACGCCATCAATGGACTACTACTACTGACCTCCAAAAGTCCGTTTCTGTATCAGGGCGTAAGCGCACAGGCTAAAGTGGGCGTTATGAACGCCGACAACCGGGCAACGGCAACAACGCCTTATTACGATGTCGCGTTTCGTTATGCCAAGGCGTTCAATAACCGCTTTGCCTTCAAATTAAATGCCTCCTATATAGCAGCTAACGACTGGCAGGCAACCAATTATCGGGATCAGAGCTTCTCGAACGGGTTTAACCTGCAGACGGGCAGCCGCCAGAACAACCCAGGATACGACGGCGTCAACATATACGGTGACGATGGGGGGGTGCGGGCGAATATTTATAGCAGCCTGCTGGGTAATGGCCAGCCCGGCACCGGTGCCAATGGCACCTCGCAGATATTAGGATTGATTGCCACAACCCAGATTCCGCAGGCTGGCAACCGGACGCTGCCACAGCTGACGGGTCAGACACCTTTGCAGATCTTTAATGCCATCATTCCTCGGCTGGATATTTCCCGGACGGGGTATATGGAGCCGGAACTGGTCGATTATAACGTCAATAACCTTAAACTGAGCGGGGCCCTGCATTATCGTATCAACGATGCGGTCGAACTGATTGGTCAGGGCAACGTTGGCACCGGAACGACCGTATACACGGGGGCTGACCGCTACTACATTAAAGGGTTTGTGCTGGGGCAGTACAAGCTCGAACTGCGCGGTTCGCACTTCTTCGTGCGGGCTTACACTACCCAGGAGCGTTCGGGAGATGCCTACGCAACCGGAACGCTGGGTATTGGTATCAACGAAGCTTGGAAGCCCAGCGCCAGCGCCTGGTTTCCTCAGTTCTTTGGTACCTACGCCCAAACGGCTTTTCAAGGATACGCCGGTGCCTTCCTGACGGCGCTGGGCGCGGGGCAGGCGCCGACGGCCGCACTGGCCGGTGCCCAGAATTTTGTTAACAGCCAGCAGGTAACCTGGCTTGGCGTAGCGCGTGGTGTAGCAGACCAGGGTCGGCTTATTCCCGGTACTCCGGCGTTTCAGCAGGCGTTTGATGCCGTAGCAAGCCGCCCGATTCCAGGGAATGCACAGGGCGTAGGGGCAAAGTTTCTGGACAGAACGAACCTGTATCATGGGGAGTTTATGTATAACTTCAACAAGCTGATTGAGCCGAAAATTGTCGAGCTGATTGTGGGCGGTAATTTCCGTCAGTATGCGCTGAATTCGGGCGGGACGATCTTTTTGAAGAAAGAAGACGGCAGCGAGTATACCATCAACGAATACGGTGGCTACGCGCAGGCTTCAAAAACCCTGGCCGAAATCCTGAAGCTGACGGGCTCTATCCGTTACGACAAGAACCAGAATTTCAAGGCGCAGATCAGTCCCCGGTTGTCGGCGGTGCTGACGCTGGCCAAGGTGCACAACATCCGGGCGTCGTTCCAGCGGGGCTTCCGCATCCCAACCACGCAGTCGCAGTACATTGATCTTAATACGCCAGGTGCGCGGCTGATCGGGGGTTTGCCCGTATTTGCGCAGAAATATAATTTTGCTTCGAACCCGGTTTACACCTTAACTTCTGTGCGGGCGTTTGGAGCGGCTGTACAGGGTGGAACGGCACCCGCGCAGGCGGCTCAGCTCTTGCAGCCGTTTGTCAGCCCAGGTTACGACCCCGAGCGGGTAGAGACTTATGAGGTAGGCTATAAAGCCTTGATCAGCAAGAAGCTGTTTATCGATGCCTACTATTATTATAACCGCTTCCTGAACTACGAAGGTGGCCAGCAGGTCGTGCAGGACAATACGCCGGGCCGGGCTGGTTTTCCGGCTTCACTGCTGAGCAGCACGACCCGGAACGTGTATAACCTGCCGGTTAATTCGCCTGTACAGCTGAAAAATGCCGGCTGGGCCATCAGCGCAGACTATCAACTACCGGCTAACTTCACTATCGGCGGTAACGTATCGTCAAACTACCTGGTCAACACCGACGAAATTCCGGCTGACTTTGTAACGTTTTTTAACACGCCTAAGTACCGTTACAATCTCTCGGTGGGCAACCGTAATCTGCGTAACAGCGGCTTTGGCTTCAACGTC
- a CDS encoding Gfo/Idh/MocA family oxidoreductase, whose translation MTHESSNPNRRSFLKASGLLTGGAMLSSFGATAGDHLVRGFHLSVNDTIKVALIGCGGRGRGAAQQALSTKQNVKIVALADAFRDNLDQAYKILSERGLKAADGSPKVDVPEDHKFVGFDAYKQAIALADVVILATPPGFRPSHFEEAVRQGKHIFMEKPVATDAPGVRRVLAAAEEAKKKKLNVVVGLQRRYQPSYRDMIKRIHDGALGDIIGGQVYWISGGVWHKPRQPNQTEMDYQMRNWYYFNWLCGDHINEQHVHNIDVANWVKNSYPVSCQGTGGRQVRNGKDDGEIFDHHIVDFVYADGTTINSQCRHYEGTYSRVDELFLGTKGKVEGMEKRSSALMSYNGQPLYTHDAKADGNPYQIEHDELFEAIAKGQYTFADAERVAKSTMTAIMGRMATYSGKVVKWDEALNSQIDLFPEKLAWDAMPKSLPDKDGFYPIAVPGKTITV comes from the coding sequence ATGACACACGAATCGAGTAACCCAAACCGGCGCAGTTTTCTCAAAGCTTCTGGTTTGTTGACTGGTGGCGCTATGCTAAGCAGCTTCGGAGCCACCGCTGGCGACCATCTGGTCCGGGGCTTTCACCTTTCGGTCAACGACACTATTAAAGTTGCTCTTATCGGTTGTGGCGGCAGAGGCAGGGGGGCTGCCCAGCAGGCTCTTAGTACGAAGCAAAACGTTAAAATCGTGGCATTGGCCGATGCTTTTCGTGATAATCTCGACCAAGCGTATAAAATTCTTTCAGAACGAGGTTTAAAAGCAGCTGATGGATCACCGAAAGTAGACGTACCCGAAGATCATAAATTTGTTGGCTTCGACGCCTATAAACAAGCTATCGCCTTGGCAGACGTCGTGATTTTGGCGACGCCACCGGGTTTCCGGCCGAGTCATTTTGAGGAGGCCGTCCGGCAGGGTAAGCACATTTTCATGGAAAAACCCGTAGCGACCGACGCACCGGGTGTTCGGCGGGTACTGGCGGCTGCCGAAGAAGCCAAAAAGAAAAAATTGAACGTAGTCGTCGGCTTACAGCGTCGCTATCAACCTAGTTATCGTGACATGATCAAGCGCATCCACGACGGAGCTCTCGGCGATATTATTGGCGGACAGGTCTATTGGATTAGCGGTGGCGTCTGGCATAAGCCTCGCCAGCCCAATCAGACGGAAATGGACTATCAGATGCGCAACTGGTATTACTTCAACTGGCTCTGTGGCGATCATATCAACGAGCAGCACGTTCATAATATTGACGTAGCAAACTGGGTGAAAAATAGTTATCCAGTTTCCTGTCAGGGAACGGGTGGCCGCCAGGTACGTAACGGCAAAGATGACGGCGAAATTTTTGATCATCACATTGTCGATTTTGTTTATGCCGACGGCACAACCATCAACAGCCAGTGTCGTCACTACGAAGGGACTTACAGCCGGGTCGATGAACTTTTCCTGGGTACGAAAGGTAAAGTTGAAGGCATGGAGAAGAGAAGTAGTGCCTTGATGAGCTACAATGGGCAACCTTTATATACCCACGACGCTAAAGCAGATGGCAATCCTTACCAGATTGAACACGATGAGTTGTTTGAAGCCATCGCTAAAGGCCAGTACACATTCGCTGATGCCGAACGAGTAGCTAAAAGTACAATGACGGCTATTATGGGCCGTATGGCTACTTATTCGGGAAAAGTGGTGAAGTGGGACGAGGCTCTGAATTCGCAGATCGATCTGTTTCCCGAAAAACTGGCCTGGGATGCCATGCCCAAGAGCTTACCTGATAAGGATGGATTTTATCCGATTGCGGTACCAGGTAAAACCATAACCGTATAG